GTAAAAGGTTCCACTTCTGAAAAAAATATTAAAACTGCTCAGCCTAAAGCACGCGTACTCTCTTTTGACGAGTACCCGCAGGCATTCCTTGCTCTTAAACAGGGTAAAGCTGTTGCCGTAACTACTGACTCCACCATTCTTCTTGGTTTGAAAAACTCTGCTCCAGAGCCTGCTAATTGGGCAATTGTTGGTGATTACATTGCTGCTGAACCTTATGGTCTTGGTATTGCGGAAAATGATTCCGACTTCCGTGATTTCATTAACAAAACCTTAAACGATCTGTGGCGTTCTGGTGAGTACCAGAAAATTTACAATAAATGGTTCGGCAAAGACTCAAACTACTACCTGCCTCTTACTTGGCAGATGGAATTGTGGCCATAAGCTTTAACTAACCGATAAAGAGCGCAATGGCTTCATTGCGCTCTTTATTTTACTGTTTCGAGGCTGTTTTGAATTATACGTTCGATTGGAATAAAGTTCTTTCCGGAGAACATCTGGATTGGATTATAAGTGGGGTAGGCGTTACTCTGCAGATTTCTGCGGTTTCGCTTGTCATTGCCCTGCTGCTCGGTACCACCATTGCTGTAATGCGTATGACGAAAGTTAAACCACTTATTTGGTTTAGTGCTTCGTTTACAGAATTTTTCCGTAATACTCCGCTTCTTGTACAAATATTTTTTTGGTACTTCGGCGCTGATAGTTTACTTCCGCGTTTTGTTCTGGATTGGCTCTATGAACAGGATTTTGAGTTTTGTGCCGGTGTTATTGCCTTATCTGTTTACACCGCATCCTTTATTGCAGAAGAAATTCGTGCCGGAGTAAACTCCATTCCTAAAAATCAGCTTGAAGCATCCCGTGCGTGTGGCCTCTCTTTTGTGCAGGCAATGCGGTATGTTATCTTGCCTCAGGCGTTTAGGATTATTGTTCCGCCAATGATTTCGCAGGCACTCAACCTTCTTAAAAACTCTTCCCTTTGTATGACTATTGGTGTTGCAGAACTGACCTACATGGCTCGACAGATTGAATCGTATACCTTCCGTGGTTTCGAAGCGTTTACAGTTAGTACGCTTATTTATCTGTGTATCTCGCTGATAGTTTCTTTCTCCATTAACTTCTACAACAAACGCTACTTGCGTGCTGTTAGCTACTAGGAGAATAACTTATGCAATGGGATAT
This sequence is a window from Halodesulfovibrio aestuarii DSM 17919 = ATCC 29578. Protein-coding genes within it:
- a CDS encoding amino acid ABC transporter permease; the protein is MNYTFDWNKVLSGEHLDWIISGVGVTLQISAVSLVIALLLGTTIAVMRMTKVKPLIWFSASFTEFFRNTPLLVQIFFWYFGADSLLPRFVLDWLYEQDFEFCAGVIALSVYTASFIAEEIRAGVNSIPKNQLEASRACGLSFVQAMRYVILPQAFRIIVPPMISQALNLLKNSSLCMTIGVAELTYMARQIESYTFRGFEAFTVSTLIYLCISLIVSFSINFYNKRYLRAVSY